From one Babylonia areolata isolate BAREFJ2019XMU chromosome 35, ASM4173473v1, whole genome shotgun sequence genomic stretch:
- the LOC143278119 gene encoding calmodulin-like protein 4 produces the protein MARYFSESKIEEFKECFDFHARRGYITHEGDLSIIMRSLSFSPTREEITKYFKKHVSPDGQLDFASFLDAMHEHSTVENCQRELQEALLAQDRSHSGYVSAAEIRQILSSLGEKLSRNEVDTLFREAGISPTGQVKISDFVQTVMTPTPDY, from the exons ATG GCGCGGTATTTCAGTGAGAGCAAAATCGAAG AATTCAAGGAATGTTTCGACTTCCATGCCCGCCGGGGTTACATCACCCATGAGGGAGACCTGTCCATCATTATGAGGTCACTGAGCTTCAGCCCCACGAGGGAGGAGATCACTAAGTACTTCAAGAAACATGTCTCCC CGGATGGCCAGCTGGACTTTGCGTCTTTTCTGGACGCGATGCATGAGCACTCCACGGTGGAGAACTGTCAGCGAGAGCTGCAGGAGGCGCTGCTGGCCCAGGACAGGTCACACAGTGGCTACGTCAGTGCCGCAGAGATCCGACAGATCCTCAGCAGTCTGGGTGAAAAGCTCAGCCGCAATGAAG tggacaCACTGTTCAGAGAGGCGGGCATCTCCCCCACCGGTCAAGTGAAGATCTCGGACTTTGTGCAGACCGTCATGACCCCCACCCCTGATTactga